A single Biomphalaria glabrata chromosome 2, xgBioGlab47.1, whole genome shotgun sequence DNA region contains:
- the LOC106065620 gene encoding 60S ribosomal protein L14-like encodes MLYSRFAEISRVAYIAHGADKGKLVAIVDVIDQNRALVDGPCSGVGRKDMNFKALHLTPCTIKINHSARTGTVKKAWEAAEVTPKKWEQSTWAKKLATSKRRTELTDFERLMTAQQARNRLINIEFGKLRKQARKGPAKPNKLKRQQLKQQLKERNKYTCVTIN; translated from the coding sequence atgttatattctcGCTTTGCTGAGATTAGCCGAGTGGCCTATATAGCACATGGAGCTGATAAAGGAAAATTAGTAGCCATTGTTGATGTCATTGATCAAAACAGGGCTCTAGTTGATGGCCCCTGCTCCGGTGTTGGTCGCAAAGATATGAACTTTAAAGCTCTGCACCTAACACCCTGCACAATTAAAATTAACCATTCAGCTAGAACAGGTACTGTAAAGAAGGCTTGGGAGGCTGCTGAGGTTACCCCCAAAAAATGGGAACAGTCAACTTGGGCTAAGAAACTGGCTACATCAAAGAGGAGAACTGAACTGACAGATTTTGAAAGGTTGATGACAGCTCAACAAGCTCGCAACCGTCTAATTAACATTGAGTTTGGAAAGTTGAGGAAACAAGCACGCAAGGGACCAGCCAAACCCAATAAATTGAAAAGGCAACAGCTAAAGCAGCAGCTAAAGGAAAGAAATAAATACACTTGTGTTACAATAAATTaa